Proteins from a genomic interval of Mesobacillus sp. S13:
- a CDS encoding UvrB/UvrC motif-containing protein: MICQECNQRPATLHFTNYSNGEKSELHLCEICAQEKGDLFMMNNGPAFSINSLLAGLLNMEPAFTEKKKEAFEAEQVAQCPQCSMTFPQFVKVGRFGCATCYDAFREQLIPIVRRLHSGNSVHNGKIPKRIGGDLHLRKTVDQLKQTLKNLITAEEFEKAAETRDQIRELERKLSKGQEGGE; the protein is encoded by the coding sequence ATGATCTGCCAAGAGTGTAATCAAAGGCCGGCAACGCTGCACTTCACGAATTATTCAAATGGAGAAAAATCAGAATTGCACTTGTGTGAGATATGCGCACAGGAAAAAGGCGATTTGTTTATGATGAACAACGGCCCTGCTTTTTCAATCAATAGCTTGCTTGCTGGTTTGCTGAATATGGAACCTGCATTTACGGAGAAGAAAAAGGAAGCTTTTGAAGCGGAGCAGGTTGCACAGTGCCCGCAATGCTCAATGACGTTTCCGCAGTTTGTAAAGGTAGGCAGGTTTGGCTGTGCGACTTGTTATGATGCTTTTCGCGAACAGCTGATCCCGATTGTCAGGAGACTCCATAGCGGGAATTCCGTCCATAATGGAAAAATCCCTAAAAGAATCGGTGGCGACCTTCATTTAAGAAAGACAGTTGATCAGCTTAAGCAAACCTTGAAAAACCTCATTACAGCGGAGGAGTTTGAGAAAGCTGCTGAGACAAGGGACCAAATCAGGGAACTTGAAAGGAAATTATCAAAAGGCCAAGAGGGAGGGGAGTAG
- a CDS encoding CtsR family transcriptional regulator — MRNISDIIEHYLKQVLEMSDKDIVEIKRSEIADKFQCVPSQINYVINTRFTIERGYLVESKRGGGGYIRIIKVQAYDHAHLIDDLLSLIQTRISQSSAEHVIFRLVEEDVVTDREAKIMLSVLDRSVLYIELPQRDELRARMLKAMLMALKYK, encoded by the coding sequence GTGAGGAATATATCGGACATCATAGAACATTACCTCAAGCAGGTTTTAGAAATGAGCGATAAGGACATCGTTGAGATCAAGCGAAGTGAAATCGCCGATAAATTTCAGTGCGTGCCGTCCCAGATCAATTATGTCATCAATACAAGGTTCACGATTGAACGGGGTTATCTTGTTGAGAGCAAACGGGGTGGCGGCGGCTACATCCGGATTATCAAGGTCCAGGCATATGATCATGCACATTTGATTGATGATTTACTGTCTTTGATTCAAACACGAATTTCGCAAAGCAGCGCTGAGCATGTGATCTTCCGTCTTGTTGAGGAGGATGTAGTCACTGACCGTGAGGCAAAGATCATGCTGAGTGTGCTTGACAGGTCCGTCCTGTATATAGAGCTTCCGCAGCGTGATGAGCTGCGTGCGAGGATGCTGAAGGCAATGCTTATGGCATTGAAGTATAAATAA